The window tttttaagattttaaagtCTTAATTGATAACTTGATCAGTCGATCATCCGctacattattatttatcagGTAGTTATATGGAAGCACATTTCCACCACATTACAAAACATCtcagaattatttatttcagactCTTTAATCATTAAATCTGCATGTCATAATTACGGGATgtcaagtatttttttatttctgtaaatcaaaaatccatccatccattttccatacgtgctttatctgtcaggatcacgggggggctggagccaatcccagctgactacgggcgacaggcgggttcaccctggactggtcgccagccgatcacacacacacacacacctcgggGCAAAGTGGAGCAGCCAGTTGagctgatgtgatgtgtttgagactgtgggaggaagctggaaaACCCACACTTGCTGGGAGGCACCACCAACATCAAAAATCATAAACTACTTTTTcacaaggaaataaaatctaaatgttGATTTTGTCACATGACTTCAACTTAAAtgagtgtttatattttttaattgtaaCATGccatctgttttctcttttactgGCAGAAAATGGCTTCCATAAGGATCAGATTAATTTTCATTTGCTTgtctgcttttttatttttctgttcttgacGTTCATCtgtaactttttgttttcctggcaGTAATGGGCTTCCATACACAGCAGAGTAATTCatgtaaagaaaacaatcagTGGAAAAACAATAATTTCCAGCAGAAAACAGGAGGTATCTGTTAATGTGAGGTTACAAAACCCAACAGGACTGAAAAACAAGGGTGggatgaaggaaggaagggagggaggaaggaaggatggaaggaaggaaggagagacatAAACCAGCACAGGTTTAAAAaccttccctctcttttcttcatcaTCAGTTCTGTCTGAAAAGTAAAAACTGTACAACAAACGTAAAAAGGATAAAAAGGTTCACATTCGACAAGTCAAAAACGATCGGCGCCACTGATGGAGTCTGTTTTTCTGTACGAGCAGTGGCGCACGAATCACCAAAGATCATCCAAAATCTAAAATACGACGACAAAAAAATGCACCCAACGATAATCTGAAGCCGTctaaaaaaggagaaaaaactgGTGTCCACtgagaaagacaacaaagagcactttaaaaacaacacgTAGAAAAACTAAAGGTCACTTCTGTCCTGTGTGAGTGACCGTCCACGCCGGACTGATCCACGGGAAACCAAATCCACGACCATCACCACCAACACAGGGACAGGAAACGTCGCTCCAGCCGTCCGACCGCTGAGCCAACGAGCTTATTGCAAAAAAACTGACGTGCCGGGACAGAAACTcgactgcagcagctggagctcCTTCCTGTCCACTAGAAAGGTTTTGGGTATTTTACAGCAGGAGGGGGAGCTGATCTGAGGCCTCCTCATCAAACGCTTCTGGTCATgacttctgttttgttctcccAATCGGATTCTTGTATTTCGTTTCGTTTTCTAGTCTCATCCTTCTGCGTCCCTTAACAAGTCAACTTTGTTTCAGCGCTCGACATTTGGAAGTAATTAAAATCAGTGCGGAGCCCCTGAAAACTTGATTTTAAACGTTCATTCATCAGTAACGTAAACACTCTTCACCAAACAGGCCTCAAAGTTAAAATCGGGGGGAAAACGTTATAACATAATTAATATCTTATGATAATTTCAACACCAAAAACTTTTTCAGGCTCCTGATTGGTGTAGAAATCTCTGTGTTCGAACTTTGGCAGATTGGTTTGAGATTGTGGCGGACCccaagaaacacattttcaggtCTTTCAAGTTTTGGctgagatgtttttgtcttccGTTTGGCTCCCATTCAGACCATGTGACCTTCCTCCAAAGCCCTGATTGGCTGTCAAGTACAGGTGCTGACGGGCAGACCGATTTTGGTGaaataaagagggaaaaaattGTTTCAGGGTTCCTCTTATGTAACATGTTACTGACACGTGTTCACGTGCGATTCAAACAAAgctcatgtttttcttctaGTTCAGAGTTCCTGTTTTTCCGTTTAACGTGCGACAAAGAGAAAACACGTCAAATATTCTGAGAAAAACAGCTCTGAAGGCTGCTGAAGTCTCAAGCATCGGCCTTTCCACCGCTACTCCAAAACACATAATATGATATTatcataatatataataatattataacTGTAACTGCAGAGTAGTTCTCTGAAGTGCAGTCAAAGTTGGTTCATTGAGTCAGTAATCAATGAAACCGCCGCCATCTGTTTTAGATCCTGTGAGCCGAAGCTCTTCGAGGTTTGGACAGCTGGACACAACGAGACGTTAGAAGACGCCATGTTGGACCTTGAGAAACTCTCATGGATgttcttctgctttctgtccAAATGATTCATTGATTGACAGTAACAACGATGGACAGAACTAAAGAGAATTAGTTGCCGACCATTTTGATAATTGATGAATCGACACCCGCTGGCTCCAGGATCTGCTGCTCATCTTTGTCATTTCCGACGGTAACTGAAGAGTCTCTGGGTTTGGGACTGCTTGTTGGACAGAAGCAGCAAcctgaagacatcactttggacTCTGGGAGACTGTGACGAgaatttttcaccattttttagCCATGAAATTAATGGGCAGGTTGAttgaacttcctgtttcagagTAAAAGTATCTCAGTGTGTCAGCGTGTAGAATCAGTCGAGCCCCCTGCTGTCATCTGCGTACCATTTGGATCTTCAGACTTCAGATCTGGACTCAGCCCCCGTTGTGTTTCTGGTCTCTGGTTCTGATCTGGCTTCGCCTTCGTGGATCCTGAACCCAGCTGACCGGCTCAGTGCTGGGTGCGGATGTGGCTGTGGAGGCGGGTCGCAGAGGAGAACCTCTTCCCGCACTCTGAACAGCGAAGCGCCAAGGCGGCGCCGCTGGGCGGAGATGAAGCATCGACAGCGGCGTTTTCGGCCACGTGAGTCTGACGGTGAGCCTTGAGGAGAGACATCCGACTGAACCGCCGACCGCACTCCTCGCACTCAGACCAAACCCTCCGCCTCTTcttctgcagacacaaacagagcagagagccaaTCAGACAGGAACACGTCCTGCAGCCAAAGTCAAGTAAAAGTACCTGCACCAAAGTACGCTCAAAGTACCATTGAGAGATTATATCAGCTCTTAACCTGGAATCACCACCAACCAATCAGGTTCCAGTTTGCAGCCAccttctctcctccacctcctctttaTCTTTGGTTCTTACaaattttatttgtcacatttgtccTGTGTAACGCTGTTAAGCCCTGCCCACCTTCCTCCATctgccctccccctcctcctcttcttcctcctcttcttcctcctcctcctccctggtCGTCAGAGGCGATTGGCAGGTCCGCCCCAGCGGCTCAGCGCCATCCCGGCGGTCGGTGTCGCTGCTGTCGGTCGCCAGAGCAGCCAGCGTTTCTCTGGCGGCAGCAGCGTCCTCACTGTCGTCCTCCAGCAACTGAGACGGAAGAGTCAGGAGACGGTGAAGCATCGAGGCGGACGAGCGACGACCTGAAGACAGAAAGACGAGAACCAAACAGTCAAACTGATCGGCAGTCAGCCGAACAGGTGGTCTAGTACCACACGGTACAAATACTCCAGGGTAAGTAAAATTACTGCATTTAAAACTTTGAGTGGCTTCCTGTCAGCGTTTAAATCAATcagctgatgaactgatgaTGAAGTTTGACAACACGTggatgttaaaataaaaagcaatcaGTTGCAGCTCCAGTtgtgtccagcagagggcagcaaaGAGTCCGACACCTTCGCTGCGTGTCAAACCGCCCAACAGAGAAGAAacgattttatttttattgttttatagaTTTTCTGCAATCTGTAATTTCAAATTGGCCGTATTGGTTTCAaatagtttttcatttttcagttttacaggctgtttcacattttttacttttcatctccatttcctgtattttattgtaatgcagcttttttttgtttttgttttttttttaagacatctTTCTATGTTAGAAAGAGTTTGCAGTTTTGCActttccatatttattttatatcttcAGCTCTACTTGGTATTTTTTACATCacgtttttacatttttacgGTTTGTCACTGTTTTCCTGTCGTCGGCTCCCTCTGAGTGACGAACGCTGCAGCGATGAGtcaatctgctgcttttctttgtccgAGTCTTTGGGTGTTGGACTGCTGGACAGACGGTCGGCGGCAGCAGCCCTGCGGTTCACACAGTGCAGGTGTTGAGGCTCACCtgttcctgtgctgctgctgcttcctccctcCGCGTCTACAACTTCTTCATCAGGAGAAAACACCTCCATGTCCTCCAGAGGAGTCCAGCGGGGGTCCTgctggggggaggagggggagggctCCATTGTCAGGGAGGGGGCGGAGACAGGCTGCACCTGCTGGGCCCCGCCCacaccgcctcctcctcctccttcaccatcAAGCTCTTTGATCTCACTGCACCACTTCTGTCCAAAGACTTTGTCCAGGATGGGAACCCAGTCCTGAGAGACCGAGAGGATGGGGGGACGCTCCGAGTctgagagggggaggaaggggtgaggaagaggggaagaaaggGACAAAACCAGGCAAAGAacaatgaggaggagaagagcagGTGAGAGGAAGGCTGGCACAGCGGAGGAACAAAtcagcaacagagaaacaaaacaaggcagCGAAACAGGCTGAACGCTGCTGTGTGGACACGCTGTGAGGACGGGGGAGGAGGACGGTCAAATCCCCACGCAGAGTCCCACAGCAAAGACCCGAGGGAGACCCGAGGCCGTCGGGCCTGCGTCTGGGTTTCTATTCCCAGCCTGAACACAACACGCAGCCAAACAGACCTCAGATCAGCAGGCTCACACACGTCACGCTGTCTGACTTGTGCTCCGTTACCTGCCCAGGTAAGCAGCAGACGTTTGACCAcagtaactttaaaaacaattctGACAGATGTGGACACCAGAGAATAATAAACTTTGGCATCAAATGCAACACGTGGAGTCAGTTCTTTCATGAAATACGTTAAACACCTCGTCTAAGTACCTCAAATGATTTCTTAAGTATCCTTTCATTTACTTTCATGTGGGATTTTACTTGTAGTATCctcacagtgtggtattagtacttttactgcttcctgtcacagtgtgctgcagtacacctgctgctcctgacTCACCGCACGTCGGCGCCGTCTCTTTGGACACCGTGACCTCAGCCAGCTCCTCCCGGGCGTCTTCAGAGCCGCTGGGTGACACCGAGTCGTTCTCtgaccccctcctcctccctccggctccccctctcccccctcctccccctcggTCCGAGCTCTTGCCCAGCCTCTCCTCCAGGACCTGGTGCTCCGTCTCCATCTTGGTGAACTCCAGCAGGAGGTCATCAAATGAGGCCTCCACGATCTTCGTCAGCTCGCGCACGGCGAAGTCCAGGACCCGCTCCATGACCGACTTCAGCTGGTCTGCAGGAGGGAGACAAGACAGACCATCACCATCACCTTACTGTCGCTTATGAGCACGCTCAGTAAGTGTCAAGTGAACAAAAGCGGAGAACCCGCCGTCAGTCATCAGTTCAGCTTTTTATTAAACTTGTGTTGATCTGGTGATTGTGACCGGCAATCTGAGGAAGCCCTGGAaatcctctctctcacacacacacacacgcatgcacatacacactctcacacacacacacacacacgcatgcacatacacactcacatacacactcacacacacacacacacacacacactgtgatcacAGATAGCAGGCCATCGTGATTGGCTGCAGGTTCAGAACGTCAGTTTGGGCACCTTTTCAGCTGAGCatcaacagacaaacagtgtgtgtgtgtgtgtgtgtgtgtgtgtgtgtgtgtgtgtgtgtgtgtgctccgACAGGCTGTGTGTTATGCAGGCACATGGTGATGTCACAGATAAATCCGTTAATCCTCAGTGGATGAGTCACACAGAGCACcctgaccaatcacagctctgtTTGCATCACAGTCTGTGTGATGTCATCAAGGAGGTGTTGGTGAAGGAGACCGTCAACAAACGTGGCGTCTGATGCTCCTTCAGTTCACCTCGTTTACAGGTGGGCCACCGCGGGTCGCTTGTTCAGCAGCTTCACAGATCCAAACTGTTCACTGCAGCCCGATGCCACGACGTTCTGCTGACGTTCTGCTGATGTTCTGCTGACGTTCGTGCTCTCAGACCAGGGCTGAA of the Scatophagus argus isolate fScaArg1 chromosome 16, fScaArg1.pri, whole genome shotgun sequence genome contains:
- the si:dkeyp-113d7.10 gene encoding uncharacterized protein si:dkeyp-113d7.10 → MNGAVYISFFQGQLESVLEQVVQLAVQEISKTVGSSLNTLLLETAVKEQENRRLRLQLQSRENRGRANSSSADGEGSPVAGKNKAGKEATDGRADRGRTNPEQRQQQQQQQQLHAPGGQGADPGVPTDTRRLEQRGRVVDQLKSVMERVLDFAVRELTKIVEASFDDLLLEFTKMETEHQVLEERLGKSSDRGGGGGRGGAGGRRRGSENDSVSPSGSEDAREELAEVTVSKETAPTCDSERPPILSVSQDWVPILDKVFGQKWCSEIKELDGEGGGGGGVGGAQQVQPVSAPSLTMEPSPSSPQQDPRWTPLEDMEVFSPDEEVVDAEGGSSSSTGTGRRSSASMLHRLLTLPSQLLEDDSEDAAAARETLAALATDSSDTDRRDGAEPLGRTCQSPLTTREEEEEEEEEEEEEGEGRWRKKKRRRVWSECEECGRRFSRMSLLKAHRQTHVAENAAVDASSPPSGAALALRCSECGKRFSSATRLHSHIRTQH